A DNA window from Massilia putida contains the following coding sequences:
- a CDS encoding tagaturonate reductase, whose product MTALRRTAPFALPVKILQFGQGNFMRGFFDWQVDLLNERTGLDAGVVVVRPRGGSNVPLLDVQDGLFTVLVRGLDEAGQPVKQYRTVECVQREIDPATMYGDYLAQAANPVLRFVVSNTTEAGIAVNDTDRFDDAPPVTFPAKLTQLLFARYTAFEGAQDKGLVLLPCELIDRNGAALKEAVLHYARLWQLPTGFAAWIGDACTFCNTLVDRIVTGYPAADAGQIERELGYADPFLVAAEYYYLFVIQGPASVGEELKLAGSGLNVKLVDDITPYKKRKVGILNGGHTTLVPVALLAGLEAVGPAVDDAQVGTFLRAAIDEEIIPALEMDRAELEAFAEDVLRRFRNPAIHHRLASIALNSWSKFAARVMPQLLRYADLNDGRLPRRLVLAMAATMVLYRGGVIDLADDAATLAWFRAGWDKVAAKAWTLDDLAHGWLAHAALWGRDLNLVPGLAAQLAANLRDIEEQGIRALLA is encoded by the coding sequence ATGACCGCACTCCGCCGCACCGCCCCGTTCGCGCTGCCCGTCAAGATCCTGCAATTCGGCCAGGGGAACTTCATGCGCGGCTTCTTCGACTGGCAGGTCGACCTGCTCAACGAACGCACGGGCCTCGACGCCGGCGTCGTCGTCGTGCGCCCGCGCGGGGGTTCGAACGTGCCGCTGCTGGACGTGCAGGACGGCCTGTTCACCGTCCTCGTACGCGGGCTCGATGAAGCCGGCCAGCCGGTGAAGCAATATCGTACCGTCGAATGCGTGCAGCGCGAGATCGACCCGGCCACGATGTACGGCGACTATCTGGCGCAGGCCGCGAACCCGGTTCTCCGCTTCGTCGTCTCCAACACGACGGAAGCGGGCATCGCCGTCAACGACACCGACCGCTTCGACGACGCGCCGCCCGTCACGTTCCCGGCCAAGCTCACGCAATTGCTGTTCGCGCGCTACACCGCATTCGAAGGCGCACAGGACAAGGGCCTCGTGCTGCTGCCGTGCGAACTGATCGACAGGAACGGCGCGGCGCTCAAGGAGGCCGTGCTGCACTATGCCCGCCTGTGGCAGCTGCCGACCGGCTTCGCGGCCTGGATCGGCGACGCCTGCACGTTCTGCAATACGCTCGTTGACCGCATCGTCACCGGCTATCCGGCCGCGGACGCCGGACAGATCGAACGCGAACTCGGGTACGCCGATCCGTTCCTGGTCGCCGCCGAATACTACTACCTGTTCGTGATCCAGGGCCCGGCCTCGGTGGGCGAGGAACTGAAACTGGCGGGCAGCGGCTTGAACGTGAAGCTCGTCGACGACATCACGCCGTACAAAAAGCGCAAGGTGGGCATCCTGAACGGCGGCCACACGACCCTCGTGCCGGTCGCGCTGCTGGCCGGCCTGGAAGCGGTCGGCCCGGCCGTCGACGACGCGCAGGTCGGAACGTTCCTGCGCGCGGCGATCGATGAAGAGATCATCCCGGCGCTGGAAATGGACCGCGCCGAGCTGGAGGCCTTCGCGGAGGACGTGCTGCGCCGCTTCCGCAACCCGGCGATCCACCACCGGCTCGCATCGATCGCGTTGAACAGCTGGAGCAAGTTCGCCGCGCGCGTGATGCCGCAACTGCTGCGCTACGCGGACCTCAACGACGGCCGCCTGCCGCGCCGCCTGGTGCTGGCGATGGCCGCGACGATGGTGCTGTACCGCGGCGGCGTCATCGACCTGGCCGACGATGCGGCCACCCTGGCGTGGTTCCGCGCCGGCTGGGACAAGGTGGCGGCCAAGGCGTGGACGCTGGACGACCTGGCCCATGGCTGGCTCGCGCACGCCGCGCTGTGGGGCAGGGACTTGAACCTCGTTCCGGGGCTGGCGGCGCAACTGGCCGCGAACCTGCGAGACATCGAAGAGCAGGGCATCCGCGCGCTGCTCGCGTAA
- a CDS encoding UxaA family hydrolase codes for MQKVICIHPDDSMLVALTDLAPGDVVTWNGENILVSTPVRTKHKLARRAFAEGDLLSMYGVVVGKATQPIRKGEAVTTDNLTHYASEVEIGDKGGKTEPYTWTPPDVGDLKEATFDGVVRADGRVGTANYWLIFPLVFCENRNVEHLRNALEGPLGYATNDLASLTFQLLGEDMDAPKPVVRPFPNVDGVRVITHNGGCGGTRADARSLCKILAAYADHPNVAGITVFSLGCQNAQIAMFNDALAKQNPNFDKPVLIYEQQQWDSEEKMMKAVLQDTLTHLKEANKVRRRPVPLSHLKIGVKCGGSDGFSGISANPAMGYVSDMVVAVGGSSILAEFPELCGVEASLIERCVEDDDKRRFLGMMRDFEQRALAVGTHFADNPSPGNIRDGLITDAMKSAGAAKKGGTSPIVSVLDYGEQTDKPGLALLCTPGGDVESVTGIVASGANVVLFSTGLGTPTGNPIVPVLKISSNSRVAAKLADLIDYDCGPIIEGKALPDVAKGLFDMVVDTAGGRYKCKADRLQQYDFIFWKRDISL; via the coding sequence ATGCAAAAAGTGATCTGCATTCACCCGGACGACAGCATGCTGGTCGCCCTGACCGACCTGGCGCCGGGTGACGTCGTGACGTGGAACGGGGAGAACATCCTCGTATCGACGCCGGTCAGGACCAAGCACAAGCTGGCGCGCCGCGCCTTCGCCGAGGGCGACCTCTTGAGCATGTACGGCGTCGTCGTCGGCAAGGCCACGCAGCCGATCCGCAAGGGCGAAGCCGTCACGACCGACAATCTTACTCACTACGCGTCGGAAGTGGAAATCGGCGACAAGGGCGGGAAAACAGAGCCTTATACGTGGACCCCGCCGGACGTCGGCGACCTGAAAGAAGCGACGTTCGACGGCGTCGTGCGCGCGGACGGCCGCGTGGGCACGGCGAACTACTGGCTGATCTTCCCGCTCGTGTTCTGCGAAAACCGCAACGTCGAGCACCTGCGCAATGCGCTGGAAGGGCCGCTCGGTTACGCGACCAACGATCTCGCCTCGCTCACGTTCCAGCTGCTGGGCGAAGACATGGACGCGCCGAAGCCGGTCGTGCGGCCGTTCCCGAACGTGGACGGCGTGCGCGTCATCACGCACAACGGCGGCTGCGGCGGCACCCGCGCGGACGCGCGCTCGCTGTGCAAGATCCTGGCCGCGTATGCCGACCACCCGAACGTGGCCGGCATCACCGTGTTTTCCCTGGGCTGCCAGAACGCGCAGATCGCCATGTTCAACGATGCCCTCGCGAAGCAGAACCCGAACTTCGACAAGCCCGTGCTGATCTACGAACAGCAGCAGTGGGACAGCGAAGAAAAAATGATGAAGGCGGTGCTGCAGGATACGCTCACGCATCTGAAGGAAGCCAACAAGGTCCGGCGCCGACCGGTACCGCTGTCGCACCTGAAGATCGGGGTGAAGTGCGGCGGCTCCGACGGCTTTTCCGGCATCTCCGCCAATCCCGCGATGGGCTATGTGTCCGACATGGTGGTCGCCGTCGGCGGCTCGTCGATCCTCGCCGAGTTCCCGGAACTGTGCGGCGTGGAAGCGAGCCTGATCGAGCGCTGCGTCGAGGACGACGACAAGCGCCGCTTCCTTGGCATGATGCGCGACTTCGAACAGCGCGCGCTCGCGGTCGGCACGCATTTCGCCGACAACCCGAGCCCCGGCAATATCCGCGACGGCTTGATCACGGACGCGATGAAATCGGCCGGCGCCGCGAAGAAGGGCGGCACGTCGCCCATCGTCTCCGTGCTGGACTACGGCGAGCAGACCGACAAACCGGGCCTCGCGCTGCTGTGCACCCCGGGCGGCGACGTCGAATCCGTGACGGGCATCGTGGCGTCGGGTGCGAACGTCGTGCTGTTCTCGACGGGCCTCGGCACGCCGACCGGCAATCCGATCGTCCCCGTGCTGAAAATCTCCAGCAACAGCCGCGTGGCCGCGAAACTGGCGGACCTGATCGACTACGACTGCGGTCCTATCATCGAAGGCAAGGCGCTGCCCGACGTGGCGAAGGGCCTGTTCGACATGGTGGTGGACACCGCGGGTGGCCGCTACAAGTGCAAGGCCGACCGCTTGCAGCAATACGACTTCATCTTCTGGAAACGCGATATCTCGCTTTGA
- the uxaC gene encoding glucuronate isomerase, whose amino-acid sequence MTAFMDQDFLLTTDVARKLYHEVAADLPVIDYHSHLQQGEIAERKTFRNIAELWLGGDHYKWRLMRTAGVPEEYCTGDCPDKEKFLAFCKVLPLAIGNPIYHWSHLELRRIFGIDLIINEKNAEAIWEQANAKLATMDTWTFLEQANVEIACTTDDPADDLLQHAEIAKSALKTRVLPAYRPDKAMRINHPGFNEYVARLSEVAGVKIDSFASMIAALANRVEYFHARGGRISDHAIDIPLPAVAATAEQLESLFAKRMRGELLGDLEQGQYLRGLLGAIGAVYAKFDWTMCFHIGAMRNNNQRMLETLGPDTGFDSISDMTTSNGLVALLSALDAHKQLPKTMLFNLNPAMNDVLSTMIGNFQDGSVAGKVQFGPAWWFNDHKLGNLNQILAFGNHSVLGIFVGMVTDSRSFASYPRHDYFRRLVCRQLGEWVAAGEYPEDYDALATIVRGICYENAKNYFKL is encoded by the coding sequence ATGACCGCCTTCATGGACCAGGATTTCCTCCTCACGACAGACGTGGCCCGCAAGCTGTACCACGAGGTCGCGGCCGACCTGCCGGTGATCGATTACCACTCGCACCTGCAGCAGGGCGAGATCGCCGAGCGCAAGACCTTCCGCAACATCGCCGAACTGTGGCTGGGCGGCGACCATTACAAATGGCGCTTGATGCGCACGGCGGGCGTGCCCGAGGAATACTGCACGGGCGACTGCCCGGACAAGGAAAAATTCCTGGCCTTCTGCAAGGTGCTGCCGCTCGCGATCGGCAACCCGATCTACCACTGGAGCCACCTGGAGCTGCGCCGCATCTTCGGCATCGACCTGATCATCAACGAAAAAAACGCCGAGGCGATCTGGGAACAGGCAAACGCCAAGCTGGCGACGATGGATACCTGGACGTTCCTGGAACAGGCCAACGTGGAAATCGCCTGCACGACGGACGATCCGGCCGACGACCTGCTGCAGCACGCCGAGATCGCGAAGTCGGCGCTGAAGACGCGCGTGCTGCCGGCCTACCGTCCGGACAAGGCCATGCGCATCAATCACCCCGGTTTCAATGAGTACGTGGCGCGCCTGTCCGAGGTGGCCGGCGTGAAGATCGACTCGTTCGCATCGATGATCGCCGCCCTGGCCAACCGCGTCGAATACTTCCATGCGCGCGGCGGCCGCATTTCCGACCACGCCATCGACATCCCGCTGCCGGCCGTGGCCGCGACGGCCGAACAGCTGGAAAGCCTGTTCGCCAAGCGCATGCGCGGCGAGCTGCTGGGCGACCTCGAACAGGGCCAGTACCTGCGCGGCCTGCTTGGCGCCATCGGCGCGGTGTACGCGAAATTCGACTGGACGATGTGCTTCCACATCGGCGCCATGCGCAACAATAACCAGCGTATGCTGGAGACGCTGGGACCGGACACCGGCTTCGATTCGATCTCGGACATGACGACCAGTAACGGCCTCGTCGCGCTGCTGTCCGCGCTGGACGCGCACAAGCAGCTGCCGAAGACAATGCTGTTCAACCTGAATCCGGCGATGAACGACGTGCTGTCGACGATGATCGGTAACTTCCAGGACGGCAGCGTCGCCGGCAAGGTGCAGTTCGGCCCGGCCTGGTGGTTCAACGACCACAAACTCGGCAACCTGAACCAGATCCTCGCGTTCGGCAACCACTCCGTGCTGGGCATTTTTGTGGGCATGGTGACGGACTCGCGCAGCTTCGCGTCCTACCCGCGGCACGACTACTTCCGCCGCCTCGTGTGCCGCCAGCTGGGCGAATGGGTCGCGGCCGGCGAGTACCCGGAAGACTACGATGCGCTGGCCACGATCGTGCGCGGCATCTGCTACGAAAACGCCAAGAACTATTTCAAGCTCTGA
- a CDS encoding NCS2 family permease has translation MLEQLFKLRQSGTDVRTEVLAGLTTFLTMAYIIFVNPSILGDAGMPKDAVFVATCLVAALGSLVMGLYANYPIAMAPGMGLNAYFAYAVVLGMKVPWQAALGAVFVSGCLFILVSVFGLRAMIVNGISRSLRVAITVGLGMFLALIALKSAGIVVASPATLVQAGDLHKPEAIMAVVGFLLIVTLDRLKVRGAILIGIVVVTILSFFFGGNTFHGLVSAPPSIAPTLLHLDVKGALGGGILNVVLVFFLVELFDATGTLMGVASRAGLLVEGKMERLNKALLADSAAIVAGSVLGTSSTTAYIESAAGVQAGGRTGLTALTVAVLFLACLFIAPLAGVVPAYATAPALLFVACLMLRDLGDIEWNDTTEAVPAAITALVIPFTYSIAEGIAFGFITYAALKLTTGRAREVKPIIWVIAALFAFKIVYIGT, from the coding sequence ATGCTCGAACAATTATTCAAACTACGCCAGAGCGGCACCGACGTCCGGACGGAAGTCCTGGCAGGCCTGACCACCTTCCTGACGATGGCGTACATCATCTTTGTCAACCCGTCCATCCTCGGCGACGCCGGCATGCCCAAAGATGCCGTGTTCGTCGCCACCTGCCTCGTGGCCGCGCTGGGCAGCCTCGTCATGGGCCTGTACGCCAACTATCCGATCGCGATGGCGCCGGGCATGGGCCTGAACGCGTATTTCGCCTACGCCGTCGTGCTGGGCATGAAGGTGCCCTGGCAGGCGGCGCTGGGCGCCGTGTTCGTGTCGGGCTGCCTGTTCATCCTCGTGTCCGTGTTCGGACTGCGCGCGATGATCGTGAACGGCATCTCGCGCTCGCTGCGCGTCGCCATCACGGTGGGCCTGGGGATGTTTCTTGCCCTGATCGCGCTGAAGAGCGCCGGCATCGTCGTCGCCAGCCCGGCGACGCTCGTGCAGGCCGGCGACCTGCACAAGCCCGAGGCCATCATGGCCGTCGTCGGTTTCCTGCTGATCGTCACGCTGGACCGCCTGAAGGTGCGCGGCGCGATCCTGATCGGCATCGTCGTCGTGACGATCTTGAGCTTCTTCTTCGGCGGGAACACGTTCCACGGCCTCGTGTCGGCGCCGCCGTCGATCGCCCCCACGCTGCTGCACCTGGACGTCAAGGGTGCTTTAGGGGGCGGCATCCTGAACGTGGTCCTCGTGTTCTTCCTCGTGGAGTTGTTCGATGCGACCGGCACGCTGATGGGCGTCGCCAGCCGCGCGGGCTTGCTCGTGGAAGGCAAGATGGAACGCCTGAACAAGGCGCTGCTGGCCGACAGCGCGGCCATCGTGGCCGGCTCCGTGCTGGGCACGTCGAGCACGACCGCGTACATCGAAAGCGCGGCCGGCGTGCAGGCCGGCGGCCGCACGGGCCTGACCGCGCTGACGGTGGCCGTGCTGTTCCTCGCCTGCCTGTTCATCGCGCCGCTGGCCGGCGTGGTGCCCGCCTACGCGACGGCGCCCGCGCTGCTGTTCGTCGCCTGCCTGATGCTGCGCGACCTCGGCGACATCGAATGGAACGACACGACCGAGGCCGTGCCGGCCGCGATCACGGCCCTCGTGATCCCGTTCACGTATTCGATCGCCGAAGGCATCGCGTTCGGGTTCATCACGTATGCGGCGCTGAAGCTGACGACGGGCCGCGCGCGCGAAGTGAAGCCGATCATCTGGGTGATCGCCGCCCTATTCGCCTTCAAGATCGTCTACATCGGCACCTGA
- a CDS encoding GGDEF/EAL domain-containing response regulator: MTTTHERDRSGRSYDILLAEDSPTQAEHIARLLEQEPEFRVRLAADGRDALDAAHARTPDLVISDIAMPRMDGYALCRALKDDPALAAVPVLLLTRLTSLQDIVRSLEAGADGFLRKPHDAGQLRERVRRILTGRDAGDTARPLEVMADERRHIYELLVATHDQALSLNAELEAQRRELARMVDSLGLLGRIAAALSEAVSEPDVAEAALDHLLHIPALAGAAISTVAPDGAVSLLAQRGEPLDATVCACGDGRVPHDPEAVCVPLLAGERRVGLLHARARPDAFGDEERKLLEGVARQVALALERARLYTQAEALVVERTEALRSERNRLSAVVETAGTLVLLADPDGRIVTFNRACEESLGWRAEQALGRRCWEVVRGADEPDIVRHLFAGLASAPPPQRLQGDWRTPDGRTRSIVWTHTLLRREDGSVEFVLATGIDVTELRGAELRLHYASNYDAATGLPNRDLLRERLRRMKAQAKADGRVLGFMLLRFGRMALIREALGPGAEQAILQEAAARLRDVGAHDFVARFSEGAFGLVLVRADADELAAGARRVLAALAAPYKFEHEEFHLDPALGIAIYPNDGVTYETLAKGAETALRQAADNVGQRYAFYRPELNQGANDRFKLENGLRRALERGELELHYQPQIAVQGGAIASAEALLRWRHPERGIVPPSLFIPLAEESGLILEIGRWVLQQVCRQLSAWRQAGLPVVPVAVNLSAHQFNEQILGTVRRVLEDSTLEPGLLELELTESASMADAGKSFTLLAQLKEIGIRLAIDDFGTGYSNLNYLKRFPVDCLKLDRTFVHDLETDADDLAIARAVIAMAHGLRLQVVAEGVETQGQFDLLAGLGCDLVQGWLYSPAVPAEKFAAMLAAGQVPM, encoded by the coding sequence ATGACAACAACGCACGAGAGAGATCGGTCCGGCCGGTCCTACGACATCCTTCTGGCCGAGGACAGCCCCACTCAGGCCGAGCACATTGCCCGGCTGCTGGAACAGGAGCCCGAGTTTCGCGTGCGCCTGGCGGCCGACGGCCGCGACGCCCTGGACGCCGCGCACGCACGGACGCCCGACCTGGTCATCAGCGACATCGCCATGCCCCGCATGGACGGCTACGCGCTGTGTCGCGCCCTCAAGGACGACCCGGCGCTGGCTGCGGTTCCGGTCCTGCTGCTGACCCGGCTGACCAGTCTGCAGGACATCGTACGGAGCCTGGAGGCGGGCGCCGACGGCTTCCTGCGCAAGCCCCACGACGCCGGCCAGTTGCGCGAGCGCGTGCGCCGCATCCTGACCGGACGCGACGCGGGCGACACCGCGCGGCCGCTGGAAGTGATGGCGGACGAACGGCGGCACATCTATGAACTGCTGGTCGCGACCCACGACCAGGCCCTGAGCCTGAACGCCGAGCTGGAGGCCCAGCGCCGCGAGCTCGCGCGGATGGTCGATTCCCTGGGGCTGCTCGGCAGGATCGCCGCCGCGCTGAGCGAGGCCGTCAGCGAGCCAGACGTGGCCGAGGCGGCGCTGGACCACCTGCTGCACATCCCAGCGCTCGCGGGCGCCGCCATCAGTACCGTCGCACCCGACGGCGCGGTGTCCCTGCTGGCGCAGCGCGGCGAGCCGCTCGACGCCACCGTCTGCGCATGCGGCGACGGCCGCGTGCCGCACGACCCGGAGGCCGTGTGCGTGCCGCTGCTCGCGGGCGAGCGCCGCGTGGGGCTGCTGCATGCGCGCGCGCGGCCGGACGCGTTCGGCGACGAGGAGCGCAAGCTGCTCGAGGGCGTGGCGCGGCAGGTCGCCCTCGCGCTCGAGCGCGCGCGCCTGTACACGCAGGCCGAGGCGCTCGTCGTCGAACGGACCGAAGCCCTGCGTTCGGAACGCAACCGGCTGTCGGCCGTCGTCGAAACGGCCGGCACCCTCGTGCTGCTGGCCGACCCGGACGGGCGCATCGTGACGTTCAACCGGGCCTGCGAGGAATCGCTGGGCTGGCGCGCCGAACAAGCGCTTGGACGGCGCTGCTGGGAAGTGGTGCGCGGGGCCGACGAGCCGGACATCGTGCGCCACCTGTTCGCCGGCCTGGCCAGCGCTCCGCCGCCGCAGCGGCTGCAGGGCGACTGGCGCACGCCCGACGGGCGCACGCGCAGCATCGTCTGGACGCATACCCTGCTGCGGCGCGAAGACGGCAGCGTGGAATTCGTCCTCGCCACCGGCATCGACGTCACCGAACTGCGCGGCGCCGAACTGCGCCTGCACTATGCCAGCAACTACGATGCCGCCACGGGCCTGCCCAACCGCGACCTGCTGCGCGAGCGCCTGCGCCGGATGAAGGCGCAGGCCAAGGCCGACGGCCGCGTCCTCGGCTTCATGCTGCTGCGTTTCGGGCGCATGGCGCTGATCCGCGAAGCGCTCGGCCCCGGCGCCGAACAGGCGATCCTGCAGGAAGCGGCGGCGCGCCTGCGCGACGTGGGCGCGCACGACTTCGTGGCGCGCTTTTCCGAAGGCGCGTTCGGCCTGGTCCTGGTGCGTGCGGACGCCGACGAACTCGCGGCCGGCGCGCGCCGCGTGCTGGCCGCCCTCGCCGCGCCGTACAAGTTCGAGCACGAGGAATTCCATCTCGATCCCGCGCTCGGCATCGCGATCTATCCGAACGACGGCGTGACCTACGAAACCCTGGCCAAAGGCGCGGAAACGGCGCTGCGCCAGGCGGCGGACAACGTCGGCCAGCGCTATGCGTTCTACCGCCCGGAGCTGAACCAGGGCGCCAACGACCGCTTCAAGCTGGAAAACGGCTTGCGCCGCGCCCTCGAGCGGGGCGAACTGGAACTGCACTACCAGCCGCAGATCGCCGTGCAGGGCGGCGCCATCGCCAGCGCCGAGGCGCTGCTGCGCTGGCGCCATCCGGAGCGCGGCATCGTCCCGCCGTCCCTGTTCATCCCGCTCGCGGAAGAGTCGGGCCTGATCCTGGAAATCGGCCGATGGGTGCTGCAACAGGTATGCCGCCAGTTGAGCGCGTGGCGCCAGGCGGGCCTGCCCGTCGTGCCGGTGGCCGTGAACCTGTCGGCGCACCAGTTCAACGAACAGATCCTCGGCACCGTGCGGCGCGTGCTGGAAGACAGCACGCTGGAACCGGGCCTGCTGGAGCTGGAGTTGACCGAGAGTGCCTCGATGGCCGACGCCGGCAAGAGTTTCACCCTGCTGGCCCAATTGAAGGAGATCGGGATCCGGCTCGCCATCGACGATTTCGGCACCGGCTATTCGAACCTCAACTACCTCAAACGCTTCCCCGTCGACTGCCTGAAACTGGACCGCACGTTCGTGCACGACCTGGAGACGGACGCCGACGACCTGGCGATCGCGCGGGCCGTCATCGCGATGGCCCACGGCCTCCGGCTGCAGGTCGTGGCGGAAGGGGTGGAAACCCAGGGCCAGTTCGATCTGCTGGCCGGGCTCGGGTGCGACCTCGTGCAGGGCTGGCTGTACAGCCCTGCGGTGCCGGCGGAGAAGTTCGCGGCGATGCTGGCGGCCGGTCAGGTGCCGATGTAG
- a CDS encoding response regulator transcription factor codes for MLALPTYRRECIEGSIVIRLVIADDHELIREGIKKIVRPCTDLKIVGEAADLKQAIALITQVHPDVVILDLTLPDYDGLEGLAELRRHFPDLRVVILSMHPEERYALAALRTGALGYVSKAMASSELVDAVRRAADGGTWLGPRVGMLLAHEARPGGRPPHYTLTPREAEIVALIGSGLQIKQVAAKLGISISSVNTYRTRIFRKMGLSTNAALIRYALQHGLAG; via the coding sequence ATGCTTGCTTTGCCGACATACCGGCGTGAATGTATTGAAGGAAGCATAGTGATCAGGCTCGTCATCGCCGACGATCATGAATTGATCCGCGAAGGGATCAAAAAGATCGTCCGGCCCTGCACCGACCTAAAAATCGTCGGTGAAGCCGCAGACTTGAAGCAAGCGATCGCCCTCATCACCCAGGTTCACCCAGACGTCGTGATCCTGGACTTGACATTGCCCGATTACGACGGGCTCGAAGGCCTCGCCGAATTGCGGCGTCATTTTCCCGATCTCCGGGTCGTGATCCTCAGCATGCATCCTGAGGAACGTTACGCACTGGCCGCGCTGCGGACCGGTGCGCTTGGCTATGTTTCCAAGGCCATGGCATCGTCCGAACTGGTCGACGCCGTACGGCGCGCGGCGGACGGCGGTACCTGGCTGGGGCCGCGCGTCGGCATGCTGCTGGCGCACGAGGCGCGCCCGGGCGGACGGCCGCCGCATTACACCCTCACGCCCCGCGAAGCGGAAATCGTCGCGCTCATCGGCTCCGGATTGCAGATCAAACAGGTCGCGGCCAAGCTCGGGATCAGCATCAGTTCCGTCAACACCTACCGCACCCGCATCTTCCGCAAGATGGGCCTGTCCACGAACGCGGCCCTGATCCGCTATGCGCTTCAACACGGCCTGGCCGGTTGA
- a CDS encoding DUF481 domain-containing protein, which yields MKSLMLCVLALSSAGAAMAAPDDLASSVPSPSYFTQAPTTAIPEGSSWYTSAELGAITTSGNTEGTSVTGKVDARHEMANWSNEYIVSGYFKEDVNHNSNGSTTRTRSAERYSVSAKAAFKLLEDGNRAFLLGSHVNDKFGAYTRYSSVGVGYGTQLLKRDNETIDVEVGPGYFHGENAAGSSEAGVTVRGAAQLRWRVSPSAAFSQSVSVERGTSNMHSIAETALSTKINGTMQMKAAFSARNDTNVPVNKKNTDTQTSLTLVYSF from the coding sequence ATGAAATCTCTGATGCTTTGCGTGCTGGCGCTGTCCAGCGCGGGAGCGGCGATGGCCGCTCCGGACGACCTCGCCAGCAGCGTGCCGTCGCCCAGTTACTTCACCCAGGCGCCCACGACGGCGATACCGGAAGGCAGCAGCTGGTACACATCGGCCGAGCTTGGCGCCATCACGACGTCGGGCAATACCGAAGGGACTTCCGTGACCGGCAAGGTCGATGCCCGCCACGAAATGGCCAACTGGAGCAACGAATACATCGTCAGCGGTTATTTCAAGGAAGACGTCAACCACAACAGCAACGGCTCGACGACGCGCACCCGTTCGGCGGAGCGCTATTCGGTGTCGGCCAAGGCCGCGTTCAAGCTGCTGGAAGACGGCAACCGCGCCTTCCTGCTGGGCTCGCACGTGAACGATAAATTCGGCGCCTACACCCGCTATTCATCGGTCGGCGTCGGTTACGGCACCCAATTGCTCAAACGCGACAACGAGACGATCGACGTCGAGGTGGGTCCGGGTTATTTTCACGGCGAAAACGCGGCGGGCAGCAGCGAAGCGGGCGTGACCGTGCGCGGCGCGGCGCAGCTGCGCTGGCGCGTGAGCCCGTCCGCCGCCTTTTCGCAGAGCGTGAGCGTGGAACGGGGCACGTCGAACATGCACTCGATCGCCGAGACGGCGCTCTCCACCAAGATCAACGGGACGATGCAGATGAAGGCCGCGTTCAGCGCGCGCAACGACACGAACGTGCCGGTCAACAAGAAAAACACGGATACGCAGACGTCACTGACGCTCGTCTATTCGTTCTGA
- a CDS encoding GFA family protein, translating into MGLQGGCMCGAVRYEASGEPFHLTLCHCVDCRRASGAPALAWFSVRTAALRWTRGTPARNPSSPGVERLFCGRCGTQLTWHSDSGPDEIDVTTCSLDDPDALPPADHTYYEQRVRWLHLADSLPRYPRTRNEGAES; encoded by the coding sequence ATGGGATTGCAGGGCGGATGCATGTGCGGCGCGGTGCGCTACGAGGCGTCAGGAGAACCGTTCCACCTGACGTTGTGCCACTGCGTCGATTGCCGCCGCGCCAGCGGTGCGCCTGCCCTCGCATGGTTCAGCGTACGCACGGCCGCGCTGCGCTGGACCCGCGGCACGCCCGCGCGCAATCCGTCCAGTCCCGGCGTCGAACGCCTGTTCTGCGGCCGCTGCGGCACACAATTGACGTGGCACAGCGACAGCGGGCCGGACGAGATCGACGTCACCACGTGCAGCCTGGACGACCCCGACGCGCTTCCGCCGGCCGACCACACGTATTACGAGCAGCGGGTCCGCTGGCTGCACCTGGCGGATTCATTGCCACGTTATCCGCGCACACGCAATGAGGGCGCCGAATCTTGA